One part of the Vicia villosa cultivar HV-30 ecotype Madison, WI linkage group LG6, Vvil1.0, whole genome shotgun sequence genome encodes these proteins:
- the LOC131615037 gene encoding putative UDP-glucuronate:xylan alpha-glucuronosyltransferase 4, which translates to MPSRSSNSFSHSFFKQKIFFVFVILISLPVFIFVFSLKYQRVDDHERTKPSWFKFIEHDFHSKTKIKIGMVNINQKSMYKNLDADRSRVDIVPIPFDRVDENLKWNDFFPEWIDEEDKVNKPKCPNIPMPTLKNYKDLDIVVARVPCGEGLIEEKGIRDVFRLQVNLVVANLVVEAKWLKKMEIDHGNMYVVFVGSCGPMVEIFRCDDLLMHQSDYWIYKPDLKRLKQKTLMPVGSCQISPGFAESGKETWRSYLPKSSGHNKSIVQVPKLAYVTVLHSSEEYVCGAITLAQSIFLSGKNIFEPIDLVLLADDSIGPESTKGLIAAGWKITRIQRIRSPFADKNAYNRWNYSKLRIWQLTMYEKIIFIDSDFLVLKNIDGFFAYPQLSASPNENVIFNSGLTVVEPSQCMFEYMMNKTSKVKPYNGGDQGFVNEVFTWWHRLPSKLNYMKSFREISDNKHEIEHDVYTIHYLGLKPWMCYRDYDCNWNLQDHHIFASDSANEVWWQVYDTMPKHMQSHCAITKKSHERFVWNRKIAKNTSLPDGHWKIEVKDPRKMKYLN; encoded by the exons atgCCTTCTAGGTCTTCTAATTCTTTTTCTCATtcatttttcaaacaaaaaatattttttgtttttgttattcttATTTCTCTACCCGTTTTCATATTTGTCTTTTCATTGAAGTATCAAAGAGTCGATGATCACGAGAGAACAAAACCATCTTGGTTCAAGTTTATAGAGCATGATTTTCATAGCAAAACAAAGATCAAGATAGGTATGGTTAACATTAACCAAAAATCCATGTATAAAAATCTTGACGCAGATAGATCGCGAGTTGATATTGTTCCTATCCCTTTCGACCGAGTTGATGAAAATTTGAAATGGAATGACTTTTTTCCAGAATGGATTGATGAGGAAGACAAAGTGAATAAGCCTAAATGTCCAAACATACCTATGCCAACTTTGAAGAATTACAAAGATCTTGATATAGTTGTGGCTAGGGTTCCATGTGGAGAGGGATTAATAGAGGAAAAAGGGATTAGAGACGTGTTTAGATTACAAGTAAATTTAGTGGTGGCTAATTTAGTTGTGGAAGCTAAGTGGCTAAAAAAGATGGAGATTGATCATGGTAATATGTATGTTGTGTTTGTTGGATCTTGTGGTCCTATGGTTGAGATTTTCAGATGTGATGATTTATTGATGCATCAAAGTGATTATTGGATTTACAAGCCTGATTTGAAGAGACTTAAGCAAAAAACTCTTATGCCAGTTGGATCATGTCAGATTTCTCCAGGTTTTGCAGAATCAg GTAAAGAGACATGGAGGAGTTATTTGCCAAAATCATCAGGGCACAATAAGAGTATTGTGCAAGTTCCAAAGCTAGCTTATGTAACTGTTCTTCACTCTTCAGAAGAGTATGTTTGTGGGGCAATAACTCTTGCACAAAGCATATTTTTATCtggtaaaaatatttttgaacctATAGATCTAGTTCTTTTAGCCGATGATTCAATTGGTCCTGAATCTACTAAAGGTTTAATAGCTGCTGGTTGGAAAATCACACGCATTCAACGTATTAGAAGTCCATTTGCCGATAAAAATGCATATAACCGTTGGAACTATAGTAAGCTACGTATATGGCAACTCACCAtgtatgaaaaaataattttcatagATTCGGATTTCTTAGTATTGAAGAACATTGATGGTTTCTTTGCTTATCCTCAATTATCAGCTTCACCAAATGAAAATGTAATATTCAACTCGGGTTTGACTGTAGTTGAGCCATCTCAATGCATGTTTGAGTATATGATGAATAAAACTTCTAAGGTTAAACCATATAATGGGGGTGACCAAGGTTTCGTGAACGAAGTATTCACATGGTGGCATAGATTACCATCAAAATTAAACTACATGAAGTCATTTAGGGAAATAAGTGATAATAAGCATGAGATAGAACATGATGTGTACACTATACATTATCTGGGTTTGAAACCATGGATGTGTTACAGAGATTATGATTGTAATTGGAATTTGCAGGATCATCATATATTTGCTAGTGACTCAGCTAATGAAGTTTGGTGGCAAGTTTACGATACCATGCCAAAACATATGCAATCACATTGTGCAATTACCAAGAAATCACATGAAAGATTTGTCTGGAACAGAAAAATAGCAAAAAATACTAGTTTACCTGATGGACATTGGAAAATCGAAGTTAAGGATCCTAGAAAGATGAAATATTTAAATTAG